Part of the Gramella sp. Hel_I_59 genome, GATTTAATGCCTTCGCTGCCATAGGTCCTCTCCAGACTACTGCCTGGTTAGGTTTGGTGAAAAATCCTATAGAAAGGATCTTAACGCCATGATTTTCTACCGGTTTCATTTTGGATTTCCCGTCTACTGTAACAGATAAGGGTCTTTCAGCTTCCACATCAAACATGATAGGAGTGGAAGGACCATAGATATCTGCATCCAGGATACCAACCTTGAATCCCATTTTTGCTAAGGTCACTGCAAGATTCGCAGTTACCGTAGACTTACCAACGCCTCCTTTTCCAGAAGCTACGGCAATAATATTTTTAATTCCGGGAATTTGTTTCCCTTTGATCTCCGGCTTCTTTTCAGCAGCTTCGATCTTGATATTTACTTTAATTTTCGCCTTCTCATAAACCTTTTCATGAATGGCTTTCATTACATCAACCTCTGCTCGTTTTTTGATATGAAGAGCTGGTGTACTTAATACTAGATCGACCACCACCTCATCGCCAAAGGTCATTACATTTTGAACCGCACCACTCTCGACCATATTAGCTCCTTCGCCGGCTACGGAAATAGTTTCTAATGCGGATAAAATTTCTTTTCTGTTCAATTTCATAGACTGATTTTAATCAGATTTTTTACAGCTTAATTAGACTGATTCTAAACGCAAATATAAAGGTAAAAGCTAAGAATACGAAGAATTTAGGAATATTAGATCGATAGCTGGATAGCAGTAATTTATGGTAAACTATATTTGGTTAAAGCTCTTTCATGGGATCCCAGAAGAGTTCTTTAAAATTGACTACCTGTAGTTCTTTCACCTCAACACCTTCAGCTTCCAGAAGTTGCTGCATAGCGTTGGTTCCAGAGAAATGATGTTTACCAGAAAGCATTCCGTTTCGATTCACTACTCTATGCGCTGGAACATTTTTATCATGAGAATTATTCATCGCCCAGCCAACCATTCGCGCACTACGGGCGGCACCAAGAGATTTTGCAATGGCTCCGTAAGAAGTTACCCGCCCTTCAGGAATTTCCCGGCAGACTTCATAAACCCTATCAAAAAAACCTGAATTATCTTTCAAAATTAATTATTCAGAATTCTTACCAAGGCAATAACGATGAGCACTGCCATTAATGCTGCCATGAAATAGTTGGAATACTTTGCAAATGACTCTGCTTTCTTTTCGATCTTATCAAAGAGTACTACGTAGAGATACAAAGCTGTAAAACTCCCTAAACACGCAGCGATAGAAAAGGATGAATTTAAGGACCAGTCGTATTCCAGACCACCGCTTAGATTCATTGCTCCTGCAATTGCTACAAAATAAGGAATAGGAAACACGTTCAAGGCAGCGATGAACATGCCTTTATAGATACTATTCGCATTCGCCTTTCGCTTACTTGGGTCAATTCTTTTCTTTTTCTGTGCCTGGATGAAAAAATATACTGCCAGAATACAGAATACTACGAGACCAGCCCGAAGCAGCATCTTTTTAACAAAAGGATTTTCAAAAATATAACCTGCAAGCAGTACCGCAATAAGTGCCTGTATAAATACAATAATACCTGCACCAATGGCTACATAGAGTCCGTTTCTTTTACCTTTTTCCACACAGGTCTTTGCCACGGTCATGTTTACCAAACCTGGAGGCACCACACCAATAAAGGCGGCAAAATAGGTAATAAGGAAAATCTTCGTTTCTTCCAATAATGTCTATTTAATCCGGAATTGAATATAGGTAATAGGTTTACCTTTTTCAAGGTACTGTTTTTCGTAGAAAGTTTGAATTCCGGTTACTTCTTTTGGAGAATATTCATTACTATAAATATCGTGATGAGCATAAAGGATCTCCTGACCCTGCCCATGCAATAAACCTAAAGTATAACCATGCATAAATTCAGAATCTGTTTTTAAGTGCATGAGTCCGTCAACTTTAAGAATATTCTTGTAGCGAACTAAAAACTCTGCATTGGTCAAACGATGTTTTGTACGCTTATATTTTATCTGTGGATCTGGAAATGTGATCCAGATCTCACTAACTTCTGCGGAAGCAAATACATATTCTATCAGTTCGATTTGCGTTCTTATAAAAGCAACATTCTTCATTCCTTCTTCGATGGCAGTTTTAGCACCACGCCAGAAACGCGCTCCTTTTATATCCACCCCAATAAAGTTCTTATCTGGATTCTGCCTGGCCAGCTCTACGGTATACTCTCCTTTTCCACAACCAAGTTCCAGAACTATTGGATTGTCGTTCTTAAAAAGGTCCTTGCTCCAGTTTCCTTTTAACGCAAATTCATTCTCCGTAAGTTCTTCTCTTGACGGCTGAATTACATTTTCAAACTGCTCGTTCTCTCTGAAACGTTTAAGTTTATTCTTGCTTCCCACTTAAAATTGATATTTTGGCAAAATTAAAGAAATTAGCTTAGGAGCGGCTAAGAATAGTTTTGAATATGTCTAAGAAACGAATTTTAGTGGCTGTGATGAATTGGGGATTGGGACATGCCACCCGCAGTATTCCTGTTATTCGTGCGCTTCAAAATGAACATTACGAACCTATCCTGGCTTCAGATGGCGCTGCACTGCAATTACTGAGAAAGGAGTTTCCTGAGCTTACACATCTCGAATTACCCGGTTATAATATTCAATATGCTAAAAAAGGCTGGCTTCTTAACTGGAAGATCATTGCACAAACCAGTCATATTCGAAAAACCATCGCTGCGGAAAAGGAAAAGACCAGGCAGATTATAAAAGATTATCAAATTGAAGGAATTATTTCTGACAATCGGTTTGGGGTTTATAGCGATGAACTGAAGACAAATGTTTTTATCACTCACCAAATTCATGTTCTAAGTGGCATCACAACCTTGCTGTCTACATATATAAATCGGCAGCATTTGAAGAATTTCGACCAGATCTGGATCCCGGATTACGCTTCCAGGGAAAAGAATTTAAGCGGAAATCTGAGTCATGTAAAAGATCTGCCTGAGCAATCCACTTATATCGGTGCTTTAAGCAGATTCGAAAAGCGTGAAGTGCAAATTAAATATAAATACCTGCTGCTGCTTAGCGGGCCGGAACCTCAGCGCAGGTTGCTTGAAGAGAAATTACTAGAATGCTTCAGTAAAACTAATGACAGTGTACTGTTGGTACGCGGAGTAATTTCCGAAGAAAAACAACTTAGTTCGAGTAATACGAACCTGCATATTCGCAATTATCTCTTCGGAAGTGAACTGGAAGACGCTATAAACAGTAGTGAAACGATCATTGCAAGATCAGGTTACACTACGCTGATGGATCTTGCAAAATTAGAAAAAAGAGCTTTTTTTATTCCAACACCCGGACAGGAAGAACAGGAATATCTGGCGAAACGACTGGAACAGCAAGGCATTGCTCCTTTCTGTAAACAAAATCAATTAAGTTTAGAAAAATTGAAGGAAGTTGAAAATTATACCGGCTTAAGTAATTTCGGTGATGGCCGAGTTCTCCGGGATCTCTTTACGTTTTTCGAGAGTGAATGAAAATTCACTTCCCACACCAAAAACGCTTTCTACATAGATCTTTTCCTCATGCGCTTCCAGAATATGCTTGACAATTGAAAGTCCGAGGCCTGAACCTCCTTCTCTTCTTGAACCACT contains:
- the trmB gene encoding tRNA (guanosine(46)-N7)-methyltransferase TrmB, which gives rise to MGSKNKLKRFRENEQFENVIQPSREELTENEFALKGNWSKDLFKNDNPIVLELGCGKGEYTVELARQNPDKNFIGVDIKGARFWRGAKTAIEEGMKNVAFIRTQIELIEYVFASAEVSEIWITFPDPQIKYKRTKHRLTNAEFLVRYKNILKVDGLMHLKTDSEFMHGYTLGLLHGQGQEILYAHHDIYSNEYSPKEVTGIQTFYEKQYLEKGKPITYIQFRIK
- a CDS encoding LysE family transporter, whose product is MEETKIFLITYFAAFIGVVPPGLVNMTVAKTCVEKGKRNGLYVAIGAGIIVFIQALIAVLLAGYIFENPFVKKMLLRAGLVVFCILAVYFFIQAQKKKRIDPSKRKANANSIYKGMFIAALNVFPIPYFVAIAGAMNLSGGLEYDWSLNSSFSIAACLGSFTALYLYVVLFDKIEKKAESFAKYSNYFMAALMAVLIVIALVRILNN
- a CDS encoding MGMT family protein, translating into MKDNSGFFDRVYEVCREIPEGRVTSYGAIAKSLGAARSARMVGWAMNNSHDKNVPAHRVVNRNGMLSGKHHFSGTNAMQQLLEAEGVEVKELQVVNFKELFWDPMKEL
- a CDS encoding glycosyltransferase — translated: MSKKRILVAVMNWGLGHATRSIPVIRALQNEHYEPILASDGAALQLLRKEFPELTHLELPGYNIQYAKKGWLLNWKIIAQTSHIRKTIAAEKEKTRQIIKDYQIEGIISDNRFGVYSDELKTNVFITHQIHVLSGITTLLSTYINRQHLKNFDQIWIPDYASREKNLSGNLSHVKDLPEQSTYIGALSRFEKREVQIKYKYLLLLSGPEPQRRLLEEKLLECFSKTNDSVLLVRGVISEEKQLSSSNTNLHIRNYLFGSELEDAINSSETIIARSGYTTLMDLAKLEKRAFFIPTPGQEEQEYLAKRLEQQGIAPFCKQNQLSLEKLKEVENYTGLSNFGDGRVLRDLFTFFESE
- a CDS encoding Mrp/NBP35 family ATP-binding protein, producing the protein MKLNRKEILSALETISVAGEGANMVESGAVQNVMTFGDEVVVDLVLSTPALHIKKRAEVDVMKAIHEKVYEKAKIKVNIKIEAAEKKPEIKGKQIPGIKNIIAVASGKGGVGKSTVTANLAVTLAKMGFKVGILDADIYGPSTPIMFDVEAERPLSVTVDGKSKMKPVENHGVKILSIGFFTKPNQAVVWRGPMAAKALNQMIFDAAWGELDFMLIDLPPGTGDIHLSIMQSLPITGSVIVSTPQNVALADAKKGVAMFQQESINVPVLGIVENMAYFTPEELPENKYYIFGKEGAKNLAADLEVPFLGEIPLLQSLRESGDIGRPAALQTATPLESAFEEITRNMVQETVNRNKNLPPTEAIKITTMAGCSAVKKK